From a region of the Thermomonas sp. HDW16 genome:
- the lapB gene encoding lipopolysaccharide assembly protein LapB: MGSFNFDVWIWFIVLVPLAALAGWVIGRRGGERHSTNQVSKLSTTYFRGLNYLLNEQPDKAIELFLHIAELDKDTFETQVALGHLFRRRGEVDRAIRLHQALVQRADLNDSQKVQALLALGEDYMRSGLLDRAETVFSDLAQIDQRAPQALRHLIGIYQSERDWEKAIENARRYETASGEPMGKLIAQFECELADRQRAAGEIDAARASIVRAYAADSTSVRAGISEGRLEAETGNSTGAVRAFERAARHDPDYLPVILPALLESYDKVGERTGARAFLAEMSEHYRGISPVLALTKMVEAEEGVGAARRYLGQQLKDRPSVRGEAALIDLTLAEKADAEATLHDLKHITDQLLVRNPSYRCTRCGFGARSHHWQCPSCKEWGTVKPLLNYAVV, encoded by the coding sequence ATGGGCAGTTTCAATTTCGATGTGTGGATCTGGTTCATCGTGCTGGTGCCGCTGGCGGCGCTGGCTGGCTGGGTGATCGGCCGGCGTGGTGGCGAACGCCACAGCACCAACCAGGTCAGCAAGCTGTCGACCACATACTTCCGCGGCCTCAATTATCTGCTGAACGAACAGCCGGACAAGGCGATCGAGCTGTTCCTGCACATCGCCGAACTGGACAAGGACACGTTCGAAACCCAGGTCGCGCTGGGTCACCTGTTCCGTCGCCGGGGGGAGGTGGATCGTGCGATCCGCCTGCACCAGGCGCTGGTGCAGCGAGCCGATCTCAATGATTCGCAGAAAGTACAGGCGCTGCTGGCACTGGGCGAGGATTACATGCGTTCGGGCCTGCTGGATCGCGCCGAAACCGTGTTCAGCGACCTCGCGCAGATCGACCAACGTGCGCCGCAGGCGCTTCGCCACCTGATCGGCATCTACCAGTCCGAACGCGACTGGGAAAAGGCGATCGAGAATGCCCGCCGCTACGAAACGGCGTCCGGCGAACCGATGGGCAAGCTGATCGCGCAATTCGAATGCGAACTGGCCGATCGCCAGCGCGCTGCCGGCGAGATCGATGCCGCGCGTGCCTCCATCGTGCGCGCCTATGCGGCGGATTCGACTTCGGTGCGCGCCGGCATCAGCGAAGGTCGGCTCGAAGCGGAGACCGGCAATTCGACGGGAGCCGTGCGCGCATTCGAACGTGCCGCGCGCCATGATCCCGACTATCTGCCGGTGATCCTGCCGGCATTGCTGGAAAGTTACGACAAGGTGGGTGAGCGCACCGGCGCGCGAGCCTTCCTCGCCGAGATGAGCGAGCACTATCGCGGTATCTCGCCAGTGCTGGCGCTGACCAAGATGGTCGAGGCGGAAGAGGGCGTGGGCGCGGCGCGGCGCTACCTGGGCCAGCAATTGAAGGACCGCCCATCGGTACGCGGCGAAGCGGCGCTGATCGACCTGACGCTTGCGGAAAAAGCAGACGCAGAAGCCACCTTGCACGATCTCAAGCACATCACCGACCAGCTGCTGGTGCGTAACCCGAGTTATCGCTGCACCCGTTGCGGATTCGGTGCGCGCAGCCACCATTGGCAATGCCCGAGCTGCAAGGAATGGGGAACGGTGAAGCCGCTGCTGAACTATGCCGTGGTTTGA
- a CDS encoding agmatine deiminase family protein, protein MTNTVRFPAEWESQAAILIAWPNAETDWAQRLAEVEETYIALVAAITRFQPVVICVADDDVETYAEMRLRSNRIDMDRVRFVTVPYDDTWLRDSGPISLRNGNGFRLLDFRFTGWGGKYGASDDDRLVERLTAQDVFTTQDRQTIDFALEGGAIETDGEGTLLTTWQCLHERHPDASREELTDKLAAWLKQDRVLWLNHGALEGDDTDAHIDTLARFAARDAIVFQACDDATDSHYADLKAMADEIAALRTRDGKPYRLFPLPWAKPVIDIGTDGNPRRLAASYANFLIVNGAVLMPAYGDEADAAAAAVLAVAFPDREIVQVPCRPLIWQNGSLHCITMQLPEGLV, encoded by the coding sequence ATGACAAATACCGTGCGCTTCCCCGCCGAGTGGGAATCCCAGGCGGCGATCCTGATCGCGTGGCCGAACGCGGAGACCGACTGGGCCCAGCGTCTGGCCGAAGTCGAGGAAACCTACATCGCGCTGGTTGCCGCCATCACCCGCTTCCAGCCGGTGGTCATCTGCGTGGCCGACGACGATGTCGAGACCTATGCGGAAATGCGCCTGCGTTCGAATCGCATCGACATGGACCGCGTGCGCTTCGTCACCGTGCCCTACGACGATACCTGGCTGCGCGATTCCGGCCCGATCAGCCTGCGCAATGGCAACGGCTTCCGCCTGCTCGATTTCCGCTTCACCGGCTGGGGCGGCAAGTACGGCGCCAGCGACGACGACCGCCTGGTCGAACGCCTGACCGCGCAGGACGTGTTCACCACGCAGGATCGGCAGACCATTGATTTCGCGCTGGAAGGCGGCGCCATCGAAACCGACGGCGAAGGCACCCTGCTCACCACTTGGCAGTGCCTGCACGAACGCCATCCGGATGCATCACGCGAAGAATTGACCGACAAGCTCGCCGCTTGGCTCAAGCAGGACCGCGTGCTGTGGCTCAACCACGGTGCGCTGGAAGGCGACGACACCGACGCGCATATCGATACCCTCGCCCGCTTCGCCGCGCGCGATGCCATCGTGTTCCAGGCCTGCGACGACGCGACCGATTCGCACTACGCCGACCTGAAAGCGATGGCCGATGAAATCGCCGCGCTGCGCACGCGCGACGGCAAGCCGTATCGCCTGTTCCCGCTGCCGTGGGCCAAGCCCGTCATCGACATCGGCACGGATGGAAACCCACGCCGCTTGGCCGCAAGCTACGCCAACTTCCTGATCGTCAACGGCGCGGTGCTGATGCCGGCCTATGGCGACGAAGCGGACGCCGCCGCCGCCGCGGTGCTGGCGGTAGCCTTCCCGGATCGTGAAATCGTGCAGGTGCCCTGCCGCCCGCTGATCTGGCAGAACGGCAGCCTGCACTGCATCACCATGCAATTGCCCGAGGGCCTGGTCTGA
- the ykgO gene encoding type B 50S ribosomal protein L36 has protein sequence MKVLSSLKSAKARHRDCKVVRRRGKVFVICKSNPRFKARQR, from the coding sequence ATGAAGGTCCTGTCCTCCCTGAAGTCGGCGAAGGCCCGTCACCGCGACTGCAAGGTGGTTCGCCGTCGTGGCAAGGTCTTCGTGATCTGCAAGTCCAACCCGCGTTTCAAGGCGCGCCAGCGCTGA
- a CDS encoding integration host factor subunit beta: MTKSELIELLARRQPHLKADDVDLSVKSLLQMMGAALAGGDRIEVRGFGSFSLHFRPPRTGRNPKTGDAVALPGKHVPHFKPGKELRERVTTVVPLPTDD; encoded by the coding sequence ATGACCAAATCCGAACTCATCGAATTGCTGGCCCGCCGCCAGCCGCACCTGAAGGCAGATGACGTCGACCTTTCGGTGAAGTCGCTGCTGCAGATGATGGGCGCGGCCCTCGCCGGCGGCGATCGCATCGAAGTGCGCGGGTTCGGCAGTTTTTCCCTGCATTTCCGCCCGCCGCGCACCGGCCGCAACCCGAAGACCGGCGACGCCGTTGCGCTGCCCGGCAAGCATGTCCCGCATTTCAAGCCTGGCAAGGAATTGCGCGAACGGGTCACCACCGTCGTGCCGCTGCCGACGGACGACTGA
- the galU gene encoding UTP--glucose-1-phosphate uridylyltransferase GalU, with the protein MENQTAKRRVRIAVFPVAGLGTRFLPATKTVPKEMLPIVDKPLIQYAVDEAVEAGCDTLVFITNRYKHAVADYFDKAYELEQKLEKAGKAEQLELIRNVLPPGVRAVFVTQAEALGLGHAVLCAKPVVGDEPFAVLLPDDLIWSRGDGALKQMADHAEATGGSVIAVQDVPREQTKSYGIVATKDFDGQAGRISQIVEKPKPEDAPSNLAVVGRYVLSPRIFDLLEKTGQGSGGEIQLTDAIAQLLPLEQVDAFRFHGTRFDCGTHLGLIEATVRYALDHELLSDAARKLMQNALDEMGVVET; encoded by the coding sequence ATGGAAAATCAGACTGCCAAGCGCCGCGTGCGCATCGCGGTGTTCCCGGTGGCGGGTCTGGGGACCCGTTTCCTGCCGGCCACCAAGACCGTACCCAAGGAAATGCTGCCGATCGTCGACAAGCCGCTGATCCAGTATGCGGTGGACGAGGCGGTGGAAGCGGGCTGTGACACCCTGGTGTTCATCACCAACCGCTACAAGCACGCGGTGGCCGATTACTTCGACAAGGCTTACGAGCTTGAGCAGAAGTTGGAGAAGGCCGGCAAGGCCGAACAGCTGGAGCTGATCCGCAATGTGCTGCCGCCGGGCGTGCGCGCGGTGTTCGTGACCCAGGCCGAAGCGCTGGGACTTGGCCATGCGGTGCTCTGCGCGAAGCCCGTCGTCGGTGATGAACCGTTCGCGGTGCTGCTGCCGGACGACCTGATCTGGAGTCGCGGCGATGGCGCGCTGAAGCAGATGGCCGACCACGCGGAAGCCACCGGCGGCAGCGTGATCGCGGTGCAGGACGTGCCGCGCGAGCAGACCAAGAGCTACGGCATCGTCGCCACCAAGGATTTCGATGGGCAAGCGGGGCGTATCTCGCAGATCGTCGAGAAGCCGAAACCGGAAGACGCGCCCAGCAACCTCGCCGTGGTCGGGCGTTACGTGCTCAGCCCGCGCATCTTCGACCTGCTGGAGAAGACCGGGCAGGGTAGTGGTGGCGAGATCCAGCTGACCGATGCCATCGCCCAGTTGCTGCCGCTGGAGCAAGTCGATGCGTTCCGTTTCCACGGCACCCGTTTCGACTGCGGAACGCACCTCGGTCTGATCGAAGCGACCGTGCGTTACGCGCTGGATCACGAATTGTTGAGCGATGCGGCGCGCAAGCTGATGCAGAACGCATTGGACGAAATGGGCGTGGTCGAGACCTGA
- the cmk gene encoding (d)CMP kinase: protein MDSTHPDGTAPVLTIDGPSGSGKGTISRIVAGRLGWHYLDSGALYRAVGIAASWSDIDLSDASALVRCTFDTEIGFRDDAAGEPRVIVNGLDATDELRTETAGAAASAIAAIPEVRAALKDRQRVFRQQPGLVADGRDMGTVIFPDAAHKVFLTASADERAERRYKQLKDKGVSVTLDGLLREILARDARDASRAVAPLRPADDAVRIDTTGLGIDGVVALVLDVVSRPGSP, encoded by the coding sequence ATGGACAGCACTCATCCCGACGGCACGGCACCCGTACTCACCATCGATGGCCCCTCCGGTTCCGGCAAGGGCACCATCAGCCGGATCGTGGCCGGCAGGCTGGGTTGGCATTACCTGGATTCGGGCGCCTTGTACCGCGCGGTCGGGATCGCCGCCAGCTGGTCGGATATCGACCTGTCCGACGCCTCGGCGCTGGTGCGCTGCACCTTCGATACCGAAATCGGCTTCCGCGATGATGCCGCCGGCGAGCCGCGGGTGATCGTGAACGGGCTGGATGCGACCGACGAGCTGCGCACCGAGACCGCCGGCGCCGCGGCCTCCGCCATCGCCGCCATCCCGGAAGTGCGGGCCGCGCTGAAGGACCGCCAGCGCGTGTTCCGCCAGCAGCCGGGGCTGGTCGCCGACGGCCGCGACATGGGCACGGTGATCTTCCCGGACGCCGCCCACAAGGTGTTCCTCACCGCCAGCGCCGACGAACGCGCCGAAAGGCGCTATAAGCAGTTGAAAGACAAAGGGGTTTCCGTCACACTTGACGGTCTGCTACGCGAGATTCTCGCCCGCGATGCCCGCGATGCCAGTCGCGCGGTGGCGCCGCTGCGACCGGCCGACGACGCCGTCCGCATCGACACCACCGGCCTTGGCATCGATGGCGTGGTCGCGCTGGTGCTGGATGTCGTGTCCCGCCCCGGCTCGCCCTGA
- a CDS encoding glycosyltransferase family 4 protein yields MPWFESAFESPALLASAFVLAASVSALGSAWAIAHAHRNDLFDQPGERRSHDTPTPRGGGVGIVVATLATMLIVIWTGLTSASWWWAAGGLVLVAATGWWDDHRPLPAWPRLLVHAIAAACLAGAVHLQGADGVVVITAFAMTLVLVNAWNFMDGINGLAASQAMLCALGFAMVLGDVPRLLALVLAGACLGFLPFNFPRARIFLGDVGSGALGYLVAMLLAAGFASHPPASWPLLLLPAAAMLADTGLTLIWRMRRGERWWQPHVQHAYQQWSRSFGHARVSLGYATFSGVAAMAMLALMPVGYVGGTGVIVALLLVCLAVWSRSR; encoded by the coding sequence ATGCCGTGGTTTGAGTCTGCGTTCGAGTCGCCGGCGTTGTTGGCCAGCGCCTTCGTGCTGGCTGCCTCGGTGTCCGCGCTTGGCAGTGCATGGGCCATCGCGCATGCCCATCGCAACGACCTGTTCGACCAGCCGGGCGAGCGTCGCAGCCACGACACTCCCACGCCGCGAGGCGGGGGGGTCGGCATTGTCGTCGCGACATTGGCGACGATGCTCATCGTCATCTGGACCGGGCTGACATCGGCAAGTTGGTGGTGGGCGGCGGGTGGGCTGGTGTTGGTGGCCGCCACTGGCTGGTGGGACGACCATCGTCCGTTGCCGGCTTGGCCGCGGCTGTTGGTGCATGCCATTGCGGCGGCTTGCCTGGCGGGGGCGGTCCACCTGCAGGGGGCTGACGGGGTGGTCGTGATCACCGCATTCGCCATGACGCTGGTGCTGGTCAATGCCTGGAACTTCATGGACGGCATCAACGGCCTGGCGGCAAGCCAGGCGATGTTGTGCGCGCTTGGCTTCGCGATGGTGCTGGGTGATGTCCCGCGCCTGCTGGCACTGGTGCTCGCGGGCGCCTGCCTCGGCTTCCTGCCGTTCAACTTCCCGCGGGCGAGGATATTCCTGGGCGATGTGGGCAGCGGTGCGCTTGGCTACCTGGTGGCGATGTTGCTGGCGGCGGGGTTCGCGTCGCACCCGCCGGCTTCATGGCCGCTACTGCTGCTGCCGGCAGCGGCGATGCTGGCGGATACCGGGTTGACCCTGATCTGGCGGATGCGGCGTGGGGAGCGATGGTGGCAGCCGCACGTTCAGCATGCGTATCAACAATGGAGTCGATCCTTTGGGCATGCGCGGGTCAGCTTGGGCTATGCCACCTTCAGCGGTGTGGCGGCAATGGCGATGTTGGCCCTTATGCCGGTAGGATATGTCGGCGGGACAGGGGTCATCGTTGCATTGTTGCTGGTCTGCTTGGCTGTCTGGTCGCGCTCGCGATAA
- a CDS encoding nucleoside-diphosphate sugar epimerase/dehydratase: MGTSKDRLKYILPRLAIILHDLAMVWICWQGLHYVRYTLQSPPLPLELFSSTVVIVLVAQGLVSWRVGLYRGLWRFASVPDLLNIFKASVLGLLAVVIGLFFYSRLDLVSRAALLLYPFVLTLLLGAPRLIFRAWKDQRLLNADDTAERVLILGAGQAGEVLVRDLRRIGRYQPIGFLDDAAALRGTRMHGLPILGRVGDVARIARETGVQLLVIAMPSLDATAMRRVVAVCEESGVPYRTVPKLVDVLEGRSLPGQLKEVAIEDLLGRQPLSPDWKAIRAWLGGRSVLVTGAGGSIGSELCRQCARHGAKRITLVEIDELALLTIEADLRRDFPGIECLPVLGDAGDTAVIAHALALAEPEAVFHAAAYKQVPLLQRQLREAVRNNVLATETVARASRDAGVGTFVLISTDKAVDPVNVLGATKRLAEMVCQSLVDPRSTRFVTVRFGNVLDSAGSVVPLFREQIRRGGPVTVTDPDVTRYFMTIPEACQLILQASAIGAQQAVYTLDMGESVSIRMLAEQMIRLAGKHPGKDIAIEYTGLRPGEKLHETLFHADERYSATVHPKILQALPRSVSLERVEPALQTLREASASYDLERLAASLRAAVPEFNPLSDAEGARESTIVAFPARRARQQ, translated from the coding sequence ATGGGTACATCGAAGGATCGCTTGAAGTACATCCTGCCGCGATTGGCAATCATCCTGCATGACCTCGCGATGGTCTGGATCTGCTGGCAGGGGCTGCACTACGTCCGTTATACGTTGCAATCGCCACCGCTGCCCTTGGAGCTCTTCTCGAGCACGGTCGTGATCGTGCTGGTGGCGCAAGGGCTGGTGTCGTGGCGAGTCGGCCTCTATCGAGGGCTGTGGCGGTTCGCCAGCGTTCCGGATCTCCTGAACATCTTCAAGGCCAGCGTGCTAGGCCTGCTGGCGGTGGTGATTGGCTTGTTTTTCTACAGCCGATTGGATCTCGTATCCCGCGCCGCGTTGCTGCTGTACCCATTCGTCCTCACATTGCTGTTGGGCGCGCCGCGGTTGATCTTCCGCGCCTGGAAAGACCAGCGATTGCTGAATGCCGATGACACTGCCGAGCGCGTGCTGATCCTTGGGGCAGGACAGGCCGGCGAAGTCCTGGTGCGGGATCTGCGCCGAATTGGCCGCTACCAACCCATTGGATTTCTGGACGATGCCGCGGCACTGCGCGGAACGCGCATGCACGGCCTGCCCATCCTTGGCCGCGTCGGCGACGTGGCGAGGATCGCACGCGAAACCGGCGTGCAGTTGCTGGTGATCGCGATGCCCTCGCTGGATGCGACGGCGATGCGCCGGGTGGTTGCCGTCTGCGAAGAGAGCGGCGTGCCCTATCGCACGGTGCCGAAGCTGGTGGATGTCCTCGAGGGACGTTCGTTGCCGGGTCAGCTCAAGGAGGTCGCGATCGAGGATTTGCTTGGACGCCAGCCGTTGAGCCCGGATTGGAAGGCGATCCGCGCGTGGCTGGGTGGACGTTCGGTGCTGGTGACTGGCGCAGGAGGCTCGATCGGTTCCGAGTTGTGCCGGCAATGTGCGCGGCATGGTGCCAAGCGGATCACGTTGGTCGAGATCGATGAACTCGCACTACTGACCATCGAAGCCGACCTGCGCCGCGATTTCCCGGGCATCGAGTGCCTGCCGGTGTTGGGCGATGCCGGGGACACGGCGGTCATCGCCCATGCGCTGGCCTTGGCTGAACCGGAAGCCGTCTTCCATGCCGCAGCCTACAAGCAAGTACCCCTGCTCCAGCGCCAGTTGCGCGAAGCAGTGCGCAACAATGTGCTTGCGACGGAGACGGTAGCGCGTGCCAGTCGCGATGCCGGCGTCGGTACTTTCGTGCTGATCTCCACCGACAAGGCGGTGGATCCAGTCAACGTGCTGGGCGCGACCAAACGCTTGGCGGAGATGGTGTGCCAGTCACTCGTGGATCCGCGCTCGACCCGCTTCGTCACCGTACGCTTCGGCAATGTGCTGGATTCGGCGGGCAGCGTGGTGCCGTTGTTCCGCGAGCAGATCCGTCGCGGAGGGCCGGTGACCGTCACCGATCCGGACGTCACCCGGTATTTCATGACCATCCCGGAAGCCTGCCAGCTGATCCTGCAGGCTTCGGCAATCGGCGCGCAACAGGCGGTGTATACCCTGGACATGGGTGAGTCGGTGTCGATCCGGATGCTGGCGGAACAAATGATCCGGCTCGCCGGCAAGCATCCTGGCAAGGACATCGCCATCGAGTACACGGGGCTGCGTCCTGGCGAGAAGCTGCACGAAACGCTGTTCCATGCGGATGAACGCTACAGCGCGACCGTCCATCCGAAGATCCTGCAGGCGCTGCCGCGCAGCGTGAGCCTCGAGCGCGTGGAGCCTGCCTTGCAGACACTTCGCGAGGCCTCGGCCAGCTACGACCTGGAACGGCTTGCGGCATCTCTTCGCGCTGCCGTACCGGAATTCAACCCGCTCAGCGATGCCGAAGGTGCTCGCGAGTCGACCATCGTCGCCTTCCCCGCACGCCGCGCGCGCCAGCAGTAA
- the rpsA gene encoding 30S ribosomal protein S1, producing MNSVATESFAELFEQSQANLAKLKPGAIVKGIVVDVRNDVVVINAGLKSEGIVPIEQFRNDAGEIDVGIGDEVKVALDSLENGFGETVLSREKAKRAMVWDELEEALEANATIVGRISGKVKGGFTVDIKDVRAFLPGSLVDVRPVRDPVYLEGKELEFKLIKLDRKRNNVVVSRRAVVESEHSEEREQLLEKLVEGAVLKGVVKNLTDYGAFVDLGGIDGLLHITDMAWKRVRHPSEVVEVGQELDVRVLKYDKERNRVSLGLKQMGEDPWDNIARRYPANSRVFGKVSNVTDYGAFVEIEPGVEGLVHVSEMDWTNKNVNPAKVVQVGDDVEVMVLDVDEERRRISLGIKQVTSNPWETFAAIHKKGDKVSGQIKSITDFGIFIGLDGGIDGLIHLSDITWNSTGEDIARNYKKGDTLEAVVLAVDPERERISLGVKQMEQDPLGQFMATNPKGTKVTGTVKEVDAKGAVIDLGEGVEGYVSARDVADERVDDASQHLKVGQEVEAKFVGMDRKGRSLQLSIKDKDAAETAEAMAEYNKAASDAASGTTKLGALLREQLNSKSE from the coding sequence ATGAATTCCGTAGCTACCGAATCCTTCGCCGAACTGTTCGAACAGAGCCAGGCCAACCTCGCCAAGCTGAAGCCCGGTGCCATCGTCAAGGGCATCGTGGTCGACGTCCGCAACGACGTCGTGGTGATCAACGCCGGCCTGAAGTCCGAGGGCATCGTCCCGATCGAGCAGTTCCGCAACGACGCCGGCGAAATCGACGTGGGCATTGGCGATGAAGTCAAGGTCGCCCTCGATTCGCTCGAGAATGGCTTTGGCGAAACCGTGCTGTCGCGCGAGAAGGCCAAGCGCGCCATGGTGTGGGACGAGCTGGAAGAGGCGCTGGAAGCCAACGCCACCATCGTCGGCCGTATCAGCGGCAAGGTGAAGGGCGGTTTCACCGTCGACATCAAGGACGTCCGCGCATTCCTGCCGGGTTCGCTGGTCGACGTGCGCCCGGTGCGCGATCCGGTCTACCTCGAGGGCAAGGAACTCGAGTTCAAGCTGATCAAGCTGGACCGCAAGCGCAACAACGTGGTCGTCTCCCGCCGCGCGGTGGTCGAGAGCGAGCATTCGGAAGAGCGCGAGCAGCTGCTGGAGAAGCTGGTCGAGGGCGCGGTGCTGAAGGGTGTGGTCAAGAACCTCACTGATTACGGCGCATTCGTCGACCTCGGCGGCATCGACGGCCTGCTGCACATCACCGACATGGCGTGGAAGCGCGTGCGCCATCCGTCCGAAGTGGTCGAAGTCGGCCAGGAACTGGACGTCCGCGTGCTCAAGTACGACAAGGAGCGCAACCGCGTTTCGCTCGGCCTGAAGCAGATGGGCGAGGATCCGTGGGACAACATCGCCCGTCGCTACCCGGCCAACAGCCGCGTGTTCGGCAAGGTCTCCAACGTCACCGATTACGGCGCGTTCGTCGAGATCGAGCCGGGCGTCGAAGGCTTGGTGCACGTCTCCGAAATGGACTGGACCAACAAGAACGTCAACCCGGCCAAGGTCGTGCAGGTCGGCGATGACGTCGAAGTCATGGTGCTGGACGTGGACGAGGAGCGTCGCCGCATCTCGCTGGGCATCAAGCAGGTCACCAGCAACCCGTGGGAAACCTTCGCCGCGATCCACAAGAAGGGCGACAAGGTGTCCGGCCAGATCAAGTCGATCACCGACTTCGGCATCTTCATTGGCCTGGACGGCGGCATCGACGGCCTGATCCACCTGTCGGACATCACCTGGAACTCCACCGGCGAAGACATCGCCCGCAACTACAAGAAGGGCGACACGCTCGAGGCAGTGGTGCTGGCGGTCGATCCGGAACGCGAGCGCATCAGCCTGGGCGTCAAGCAGATGGAACAGGATCCGCTTGGCCAGTTCATGGCGACCAACCCGAAGGGCACCAAGGTCACCGGTACCGTCAAGGAAGTCGACGCCAAGGGTGCTGTCATCGACCTGGGCGAGGGCGTGGAAGGTTACGTGTCGGCCCGCGATGTCGCGGACGAGCGCGTGGACGACGCCAGCCAGCATCTGAAGGTCGGCCAGGAAGTCGAGGCGAAGTTCGTGGGCATGGACCGCAAGGGCCGCAGCCTGCAGTTGTCCATCAAGGACAAGGACGCCGCCGAGACCGCCGAGGCGATGGCCGAGTACAACAAGGCTGCTTCCGACGCTGCCAGCGGCACCACCAAGCTGGGCGCGCTGCTGCGCGAGCAGCTGAACAGCAAGTCCGAGTGA
- a CDS encoding carbon-nitrogen hydrolase, producing MSKYSKLPVALVQERNHGDAEANLSVIETRVAEAAKSGAKLVLLQELHNGPYFCQHESVDEFDLAETIPGPSTERLGKLAKQHGVVLVSSLFEKRATGLYHNTAVVFDADGSTAGKYRKMHIPDDPGFYEKFYFTPGDIGFTPIDTSVGRLGVLVCWDQWYPEAARLMALAGAELLLYPTAIGWDPSDEQAEKNRQRDAWVLSHRGHAVANGLPVLSCNRVGHEPSPLGASGIEFWGNSHVLGPQGEFIAEAGTEPTILLADVDMARSEHVRRIWPFLRDRRIDAYGDLTKRYRD from the coding sequence ATGTCCAAGTACAGCAAGCTCCCCGTCGCACTGGTGCAGGAGCGCAACCACGGCGATGCCGAGGCGAACCTGTCCGTCATCGAAACCCGTGTGGCCGAAGCCGCCAAATCCGGCGCGAAACTCGTCCTGTTGCAGGAACTGCATAACGGCCCGTACTTCTGCCAGCACGAATCGGTGGACGAATTCGACTTGGCCGAGACCATCCCGGGCCCATCGACCGAACGCCTCGGCAAGCTCGCCAAGCAACATGGCGTGGTGCTGGTCAGTTCGCTGTTCGAGAAGCGCGCCACCGGCCTGTACCACAACACTGCGGTGGTCTTCGATGCCGACGGCAGCACCGCCGGCAAGTACCGCAAGATGCACATCCCGGACGATCCGGGCTTCTACGAGAAGTTCTACTTCACTCCCGGCGATATCGGTTTCACTCCGATCGATACCAGCGTCGGCCGCCTCGGCGTGCTGGTGTGTTGGGATCAGTGGTATCCGGAAGCCGCGCGGCTGATGGCGCTAGCTGGTGCGGAATTGTTGCTGTATCCGACCGCCATCGGCTGGGATCCGTCCGATGAGCAGGCGGAAAAGAATCGCCAGCGCGATGCCTGGGTGTTGAGTCATCGCGGCCATGCCGTCGCCAACGGCCTGCCGGTGCTGAGTTGCAACCGCGTCGGCCATGAGCCTTCGCCGCTTGGCGCTTCCGGCATCGAATTCTGGGGCAACAGCCACGTGCTCGGGCCACAAGGCGAGTTCATCGCCGAAGCCGGTACCGAACCGACGATCCTGCTGGCCGATGTGGACATGGCGCGCAGCGAACACGTGCGCCGGATCTGGCCATTCCTGCGCGACCGCCGCATCGACGCCTATGGCGACCTGACGAAACGCTACCGTGACTGA
- a CDS encoding lipopolysaccharide assembly protein LapA domain-containing protein — protein sequence MIRLIRLVAAIACILLGAVVGALNTQPVLLDFGLASVHASLGLSVLVALLLGVVIGGTILAVGVIAPLRRRLRRAENAARAPRSES from the coding sequence GTGATCCGCCTGATCCGTCTCGTCGCCGCCATCGCCTGCATCCTGCTGGGCGCCGTGGTCGGCGCGCTGAATACCCAACCCGTCCTGCTCGATTTCGGCCTCGCCAGCGTGCATGCCAGTCTTGGCTTGAGCGTGCTTGTTGCGCTGCTGCTGGGCGTCGTCATCGGCGGCACCATACTCGCGGTGGGCGTGATTGCCCCGTTGCGTCGTCGCCTGCGACGTGCGGAGAATGCCGCACGAGCGCCGCGCTCGGAGTCCTGA